The Staphylococcus haemolyticus region TTTATTACATTATTCTCTACACATTATTTTTAATTGCGGAACTTGTGTTACTACCATCTGATTTCTTAGGGCAACAGGTAGGGTTAAAAGGACCGGCTGGAATTGATCTCTATCTAAGCATTCCTTGGTTTGCTGCATCTATTTCTACGGTTGCGGGTGCAATTGGTGCCGGATTATTAAATGATCAACTCATCAAAGAAAGTACTTATGGTTACCGACAACAAATGCGATATGATGATAGAGATAAAGGTGAAGAATAATGAGATTGAAGTCGAGAGGCATTAAGCTTTCTTCGGCTTTATTTTTTTAGGTAAATTTATATAAAAAAATTATAGAAAATCGTTACTGCTTAATTTAAAATTAAATATAATGTAGGTGTCAAAATAAATAAGAGACCTAAATTCACAACAACTACTTAGATTTAGCAACATGAAGTGAAGGAAGGTAATATCATGAATTTTTGTCCTAGATGTGGTAATAAAATAACTAAAAGAGCAACGATTTTGTAGTAAATGTGGCAATGATTTACGCATATTTGAAGGCGATTCAATTGAGTCACAATATGAAGTAGCTGAGCGTAAGACAAGCATTTGGCCATTTATATTAGTCGGCTTAGTCGTTATTGGTATTATAGTCAGTTGTTGTTTTGCTTATTATCATTTCTTTTTAAAAGAAGAGGAACAGCCAAAACAAACTGCGACAACGACGACCCATGTGAAGAAAGATAAAGACACAACAGAAGAAGGTAAAGTGTCTAACGATCCTATTAAAGCAGAAAAGCAAAAATCGAAACAAAGTGAAGATGAAAAAGACAAAGATGCAACTCATTCACAAGCACCTAAAATTGATGTTATGAGTGAGGATTTCCATAAGTCATTTATGCAAAAGGATACAAGGGATTCTTACATGGGAATCAAACCTGGCATGACTAGAGCGGAAGTGGAGAAACGGTACGGAAGTTCAAATCGTGTCTTTCATAAAACAGAGATGGATTATCTTTATACCATTTATGGAAATTTAGCAGTGGCCTATGAATTGAAAGGTAATAAAGAAGTAGTTCGTGAGATTGGTGTAGCACCTTTGAATGTTGATGAACAAACATTTATTGATAAATACAGTGATTATGATAAAAATAATGATGCTGAAAGTTATACTTATAATACTGTGAAAAATAATGGATTTGAAATTTTAGTAACTACAAAGAATGGTAAAATTGCTTTGATTCAGTGTATTCCAGAGAATCATTACTAGTGAAAAGTTGAAACGTTTAGGGAGTGTGGCGGATGCAAAATGGAAACAATGTCCTACTCCTCCTTCTTTATATAATTCTCCTCAGAACCTTGACTTTATAGCAAAATCTCGATAAAGTAGTAACATATTATTCTGACAATTCTGATAGGTATTAGATTAATAAATTTGTGAAATTTTAGGGGGGACCATAAGTTTATGTCAGTACCGACAATTACGTATGAGAATTTTGAAGATGACCCTTTCATTGATTCTATTTCTACTGACGATGCAACTAAAGGCGCTTATGAAATATTAGAATGGGCGTATCGCACATATGGTGATTCCATTGTTTATTCATGTAGTTTTGGTGCGGAAAGTATGGTTTTAATTGATTTGATTTACCAAATTAAGCCAGATGCACAAATTGTCTTTCTAGATACGGATTTACATTTCCAAGAAACGTATGACTTGATAGATAGAGTGAAAGAACACTTTCCAAAACTTCGTATTGAAATGAAGAAACCTGATTTAACGCTTGAGGAACAAGCGGACAAATATAATCCGGCATTGTGGAAGAATAATCCTAATCAATGCTGTTATATAAGAAAGATTAAACCTTTAGAAGAAGTGCTAGGTGGCGCTGTTGCTTGGGTTTCAGGTTTACGTCGAGACCAATCACCAACACGTGCAAATACGAACTTTATTAATAAAGATGAGCGTTTCAAATCAGTGAAAGTATGTCCTTTAATTTACTGGACGGAAGATGAAGTTTGGGACTATATTAAGAAACATGATTTACCTTATAATGCATTACATGATCAACATTATCCTAGTATTGGTTGTATCCCATGTACCGCTCCTGTATTTGACTCAGAGGATTCTAGAGCAGGACGTTGGTCGAATTTCGATAAAACAGAATGTGGCTTACATGTTGCTGATAAACCATAATGCGTTTGGATAAAATTTTTTAACTATAAAACATAGTATTCTGATATGTTTTGAGAAAAACCTTTATAATATGTCCGACAATAGTGTACAGACGGACATATTTCTTACATAATAAAAGTAGTATAAAGCTTTTATAAAATGATTGTTATTTTACGGAATAAGAGGTGGATACAATTGAATTTAAGTGTTACAAATAGTCCTTTTACAGAAGGACAAGCGGCACAAATTAATGAACTCATACAAACACTTACACCTGAACAAAAGGTATGGTTAAGTGGATACTTAGTTGCTAATCAACAATTGACGTCAAATGGAACTGTACCATCACAAACAGGTTCAAGTTCAACAAATGCAAATGGTCTAACTGAAGGCACAGAAGCGATGCTTCAACAAAACGAGCCTGTCATCACGCCGGAAAAACGAGCAATTACACTTTTATATGGTTCCGAAACAGGAAATGCACAAGGGTTAGCTGAAATATTTGAAGAACGCTTATCAAATATAGGTCATAACGTGACATTAAAAGCAATGGACGACTTTAAACCTAAGAATCTAAAAAATGTTGAAGATTTATTCATTATCACTTCTACTCAAGGTGAAGGGGATCCACCTGATAATGCAGCTGAATTGCATGAGTTCATTCATGGTCGTAAGGCACCTAAACTTGAAGGTGTGAGATTCTCAGTTCTAGCATTAGGGGATCAAACGTATGAATACTTCTGTCAAACAGGTCGTGACTTTGATAGAAAGCTAGATGAATTAGGTGCAGAACGTATATATGATCGTGTGGATTGCGACGTTGATTATGAAGAAGATGCTGAAAAGTGGATGGCAAATGTAATCAATGCGATTGATACTGCACCAGAAGGCACTCAAAATGAACAAATTGTAAGTGAATCAATTAAATCTGCGAAAGAAAAGAAATTCTCTAAAGCTAATCCATATCAAGCAGAAGTTCTAGAGAACATTAACCTTAATGGACAAGGTTCTAATAAAGAAACGCGACATATTGAATTCTTATTAGATAATTTCGGTGAAGATTATGAAGTAGGAGACTGTTTAGTCGTTCTACCTCAAAATGACCCAGCTTTAGTTGATTTATTAATTAGCACATTAGGTTGGGATCCGAATGATCAAGTTCAACTTTCAGATGAGGGGGATACATTAGGATTAGAAGAAGCCTTAACAACTCATTTTGAAATTACGAAGTTAACGAAACCGCTTCTTATCAATGCGGCTTCATTCTTTGAAAATGAAGAACTTAACGAAAAAGTTGAAGATAATGAATGGGTTCAAAGTTACATTGAAGGTCGTGACTTAATCGACTTATTAAATGACTTTGCGACAACAGAACTTCAACCAGAAAATTTATATCAATTATTAAGAAAATTACCACCTAGAGAATATTCAATATCTAGTAGTTATGAAGCGTTACCTGATGAAGTGCATATTACAGTTGGTGCTGTTAGATATAACTCACACGGACGTGACCGTTCAGGTGTATGTTCAGTTCAATTTGCTGAACGTATTCAACCAGGTGACACTGTTCCAATTTACTTGAAACGCAATCCAAACTTCAAATTCCCTAAAGAGGGTGACACACCAGTTATTATGATTGGACCTGGTACAGGAGTTGCACCATTTAGAGCATACATGCAAGAAAGAGAAGAACATGGATTTAAAGGTAATACTTGGTTATTCTTTGGTGATCAACACTTTACAACAGACTTCCTATATCAAACGGAATGGCAAGAATGGTTGAAAGACGGCGTGTTAGGTAAAATGGATGTTGCATTCTCAAGAGACACGGATGAAAAAGTATACGTCCAACATCGTATTGCTGAACATAGTAAAGAATTTAATGAATGGCTTCAAAAAGGTGCTTCGATTTACATTTGTGGTGATGAAAAACATATGGCGAAAGATGTACATCAAGCTATCCGCAATGTTTTAGTGAAAGAACAAAAATTATCTGAAGAAGATGCTGAAGCCTACCTTAAACAAATGAAGAAAGATAAACGTTACCAACGCGATGTGTACTAATAGAAAGGGTGGTACTTAATGGCTAAGACAAATAAGCAAATGTCAGAAGAACTTGATAAGAAGCTAGATGCTTTAGAGTATTTAAAAGACGAAAGTAATTATTTACGTGGGACAATCGAGCAAGGCTTAGCAGACCCACTTACTGGTGCTATTTCAGATGATGACACTAAATTATTGAAATTCCATGGTAGCTACCAACAAGATGATAGAGATTTACGTGACGAACGTTGCAAGCAGAAATTAGAACCAGCTTACAGCTTTATGATTCGCGTGCGTCTACCAGGAGGAACAGCTACACCTGAACAATGGATTGCCATGGATGACATTTCTAATAATTATGCCAACCAAACGTTGAAATTAACTACACGTCAGACTTTCCAATTTCACGGCATTTTAAAAAGAAATTTAAAAACATCTATGAAGAAAATTAATGAGTCTGTACTTGATACGATTGCGGCATGTGGGGACGTGAATCGTAATACAATGTGTAATCCTAATCCATATCAATCTCATATTCATAAAGAGATTAATGATTATGCAACTAAAATCAGTGACCATCTATTACCTAAGACCAATGCCTATCATGAAATTTGGTTAGATGGAGAGAAAGTATTAGATTCTTCAGAAGAAATTGAACCAATGTATGGTAAGAAATATTTACCACGTAAGTTTAAAATTGGTATCGCCTTACCACCATCTAATGATATTGATGTCTATTCACAAGACATCGGACTTATCGGTATCGTTGAAGATGAAACACTCGTCGGATTTAATGTCACAGTTGGTGGCGGTATGGGTATGACGCACGGAAATACAGATACGTACCCACAAGTTGGTCGTTTAGCTGGTTTCGTTCCTAAAGAACAAGTCGTTGATGTTTGTGAGAAAATCTTAACAATTCAACGCGATTATGGTAATCGTGAGAACCGTAAGAACGCACGATTCAAATATACAGTTGACCGCTTAGGTGTGGATAAAGTTGTTGAAGAACTAAATTCACGTTTAGGTTGGGAAATTGAAGAACCACGTGATTTTGAATTCGAACATAATGGCGATCGTCTAGGTTGGATAGAGGGCGACAAAGGTGTTTGGAATTATACTTTATTCATTCAAAATGGACGTGTTAAAGACACAGAAGATTATCAATTAAAAACGGCATTACGAAAAATTGCAGAAACACATACGGGCGACTTCAGATTATCTCCAAACCAAAATTTAATTATTGCAAATGTAACTTCAGAGAAAAAAGAAGAAATTCAAAATCTTATCGATCAGTATGGTTTAACAGATGGTAAAAATTATACAGGATTAAGACGCAATTCAATGGCATGTGTCGCGTTCCCAACATGTGGATTAGCGATGGCTGAGTCAGAACGTTATTTACCATCATTAATCTCTAAGATTGAAGATTTATTAGATGAAGCGGGTGTGGATGATGAAGAAATCACAATCCGTATGACTGGGTGCCCAAATGGTTGTGCTAGACCAGCACTTGCAGAAATTGCATTTATAGGTAAAGCACCTGGTAAATATAATATGTATTTAGGCGGTGGCTTCAAAGGTGAACGCTTAAATAAATTGTACAAAGAGAATATCGGAGAACAAGAAATACTTGAAAGTCTACGTCCAATTCTTATGGATTATGGTAAAGAACGTCTTGAAGGTGAGCATTTTGGTGACTTTGTCATACGTTCAGGTGTTGTTGCTAAAGTTCATGGAGGACAAGACTTCCATAGTTAAAGTTTGAGATAAGTTGTTTTAAACGGGGGTGACAACATGGGGAAAGTGTATTTAGTAGGAGCAGGACCTGGTGATCCTGATTTATTAACTATCAAAGGTATGAAAGCCATTCAAATGTCAGATGTGATTTTATATGATCGCCTAGTCAATAAAGACATTTTAGATTTAGCTAAACCGGGGACAAAGTTCTTTTATTGTGGCAAAGACCCGAATAGACATTCATTACCGCAAGAAGAAACGAATCGAATGTTGGTTAATTTAGCGAAAAAAGGTCATGTTATCACTCGTTTAAAAGGTGGTGACCCGTTTGTCTTTGGGCGAGGTGGTGAAGAGGCAGAAATCTTGGCGCAACATAAGATTGCATTTGAAATTGTGCCTGGTATCACTTCGGGTATTGCTGCACCAGCTTATGCAGGCATTCCTGTCACGCACAGAGATTATAGTTCGTCAGTTGCTTTTGTGACAGCAGTTAATAAACCTGGTATGTCTAAAGATGATTATTGGGCACATTTAGCGCATGGTCCAGAAACACTTTGTGTTTATATGGGTGTTAAACGATTACCAGAAATTTGTGACCTACTTATTGAACATGGTAAATCAATAGACACGCCTGTCGCACTTGTTCATTTAGGAACGACGACTTCTCAAAAAACAATTGATGGTACGTTAGGTAACATCGTTGAAAAAGCGTCAGAAATAAAAAATCCTGCTATGATTATTATTGGCGATGTTGTCCAAATGCGACAAAAAATAAGTTGGTTTAAAGAACAAACTACGGATTTAGAAATGACCTTACCTTAATTATTAAAAAATAAGAAAGAATAATCATAAAAGGAGGATACAATATGAGCAATATGCCACTTATGATTGATTTACAAAATAAAAAGATTGTCATTGTTGGTGGTGGGAAGGTAGCAACTCGACGAGCAAAGTCATTAGTTGAATACTGTTCTCATGTTCATATTGTTAGTCCTTCAATCACCAAAGAATTACATACTTTATTTCAGCAACAGCGATTGACTTGGGCTGAAAAAATGTTTGAACCACAAGATATTAGTCACGCATTTCTAGTTATTATTGCGACAAATCAACCAGAGGTAAATCAACATGTTAAAGATAGTTTGTCAGAAGGTACATTATTAAATCACGCTGCAGATGCTTCTGCGGGGAATGTGACGTTTCCTAGTATGCTTAGACGTGGCAAATTGACTATTAGTGTATCTACAGATGGTGCAAGTCCTAAACTAGGTCGACAAATTATATCGACATTGCAAGATACCTACGATGAACGTTATGAAAGTTATATCGATTTTTTATATGAAAGTAGACAACTTATTAAAGCATCAACGATAGAGCCATCTAGAAAGCAAGCGTTATTACAACATGTATTATCTGAGGACTATTTGGATGAGGAGAAACAAAAAGAATTCAAGCGATGGCTTCAATCACAAGTTTAATGTCAGGGGGCATGTGATATATGAGAAAATTATTTATATTTGCATTAGCTGGTTTTTTAGCCCAACTTGTTGATGGTTCACTTGGCATGGGATTCGGTGCCTCATCATCATCAATATTATTAACTTATGGGATTGCACCGGCCATTGTATCGGCGACTGTACATTTTTCAGAAATAGCTACGACTGCTGCATCAGGAACATCACATTGGAAATTTGAGAATGTGCATAAGCCCACCATGTTAAAGTTAGCTATTCCAGGTGCTATAAGTGGATTTATTGGTGCAGGTCTACTTACACAAATACATGGAGATTATATTAAGCCATATATCGCATTGTTCTTACTTTCAATGGGTATATATATTTTGTATCAATTTTTATTTAAAAGAAATAGAGAAATTCATACACATGTTGGTAAGTTGAGTGGTTTCAAACTTGTGCCTCAAGGTGCTATCGCCGGATTCTTAGATGCAATTGGTGGAGGTGGCTGGGGACCAGTAAATACACCTTTATTATTGGCTAGTCATAAGATCCAACCACGATATGCAATTGGTACTGTATCGGCGAGTGAGTTTTTTGTAACATTATCAACGTCATTGAGTTTCATCATCTTCTTAGGTATTACTCAGATTAATTGGTGGTTTGTTATTGCGTTAAGTGTCGGCGGTATGATTGCAGCGCCTATCTCTGCATATTTAACAAAGATATTACCAATTAATATTTTAGCCATTTGTGTTGGTGGCTTAATCATCTTCACAAATAGCAATGCATTAATGACTTATTTCGTACACGATGACACAATTTCAAATATTGTAAGATTCGCAATTATTTGTGCGATTGTGATACTTGTTATTATCACTGTGATTCGCAACAAAAAATTGTCTTTTTCTTGAAAATAAAGCCGAGTAAACTAATCTAATTAATTGGAAAAGGAGTTATCAATAATGACAACAC contains the following coding sequences:
- a CDS encoding sulfite exporter TauE/SafE family protein → MRKLFIFALAGFLAQLVDGSLGMGFGASSSSILLTYGIAPAIVSATVHFSEIATTAASGTSHWKFENVHKPTMLKLAIPGAISGFIGAGLLTQIHGDYIKPYIALFLLSMGIYILYQFLFKRNREIHTHVGKLSGFKLVPQGAIAGFLDAIGGGGWGPVNTPLLLASHKIQPRYAIGTVSASEFFVTLSTSLSFIIFLGITQINWWFVIALSVGGMIAAPISAYLTKILPINILAICVGGLIIFTNSNALMTYFVHDDTISNIVRFAIICAIVILVIITVIRNKKLSFS
- the cobA gene encoding uroporphyrinogen-III C-methyltransferase, translated to MGKVYLVGAGPGDPDLLTIKGMKAIQMSDVILYDRLVNKDILDLAKPGTKFFYCGKDPNRHSLPQEETNRMLVNLAKKGHVITRLKGGDPFVFGRGGEEAEILAQHKIAFEIVPGITSGIAAPAYAGIPVTHRDYSSSVAFVTAVNKPGMSKDDYWAHLAHGPETLCVYMGVKRLPEICDLLIEHGKSIDTPVALVHLGTTTSQKTIDGTLGNIVEKASEIKNPAMIIIGDVVQMRQKISWFKEQTTDLEMTLP
- a CDS encoding phosphoadenylyl-sulfate reductase, coding for MSVPTITYENFEDDPFIDSISTDDATKGAYEILEWAYRTYGDSIVYSCSFGAESMVLIDLIYQIKPDAQIVFLDTDLHFQETYDLIDRVKEHFPKLRIEMKKPDLTLEEQADKYNPALWKNNPNQCCYIRKIKPLEEVLGGAVAWVSGLRRDQSPTRANTNFINKDERFKSVKVCPLIYWTEDEVWDYIKKHDLPYNALHDQHYPSIGCIPCTAPVFDSEDSRAGRWSNFDKTECGLHVADKP
- a CDS encoding assimilatory sulfite reductase (NADPH) flavoprotein subunit, which produces MNLSVTNSPFTEGQAAQINELIQTLTPEQKVWLSGYLVANQQLTSNGTVPSQTGSSSTNANGLTEGTEAMLQQNEPVITPEKRAITLLYGSETGNAQGLAEIFEERLSNIGHNVTLKAMDDFKPKNLKNVEDLFIITSTQGEGDPPDNAAELHEFIHGRKAPKLEGVRFSVLALGDQTYEYFCQTGRDFDRKLDELGAERIYDRVDCDVDYEEDAEKWMANVINAIDTAPEGTQNEQIVSESIKSAKEKKFSKANPYQAEVLENINLNGQGSNKETRHIEFLLDNFGEDYEVGDCLVVLPQNDPALVDLLISTLGWDPNDQVQLSDEGDTLGLEEALTTHFEITKLTKPLLINAASFFENEELNEKVEDNEWVQSYIEGRDLIDLLNDFATTELQPENLYQLLRKLPPREYSISSSYEALPDEVHITVGAVRYNSHGRDRSGVCSVQFAERIQPGDTVPIYLKRNPNFKFPKEGDTPVIMIGPGTGVAPFRAYMQEREEHGFKGNTWLFFGDQHFTTDFLYQTEWQEWLKDGVLGKMDVAFSRDTDEKVYVQHRIAEHSKEFNEWLQKGASIYICGDEKHMAKDVHQAIRNVLVKEQKLSEEDAEAYLKQMKKDKRYQRDVY
- a CDS encoding NAD(P)-binding protein, with translation MSNMPLMIDLQNKKIVIVGGGKVATRRAKSLVEYCSHVHIVSPSITKELHTLFQQQRLTWAEKMFEPQDISHAFLVIIATNQPEVNQHVKDSLSEGTLLNHAADASAGNVTFPSMLRRGKLTISVSTDGASPKLGRQIISTLQDTYDERYESYIDFLYESRQLIKASTIEPSRKQALLQHVLSEDYLDEEKQKEFKRWLQSQV
- the cysI gene encoding assimilatory sulfite reductase (NADPH) hemoprotein subunit, yielding MAKTNKQMSEELDKKLDALEYLKDESNYLRGTIEQGLADPLTGAISDDDTKLLKFHGSYQQDDRDLRDERCKQKLEPAYSFMIRVRLPGGTATPEQWIAMDDISNNYANQTLKLTTRQTFQFHGILKRNLKTSMKKINESVLDTIAACGDVNRNTMCNPNPYQSHIHKEINDYATKISDHLLPKTNAYHEIWLDGEKVLDSSEEIEPMYGKKYLPRKFKIGIALPPSNDIDVYSQDIGLIGIVEDETLVGFNVTVGGGMGMTHGNTDTYPQVGRLAGFVPKEQVVDVCEKILTIQRDYGNRENRKNARFKYTVDRLGVDKVVEELNSRLGWEIEEPRDFEFEHNGDRLGWIEGDKGVWNYTLFIQNGRVKDTEDYQLKTALRKIAETHTGDFRLSPNQNLIIANVTSEKKEEIQNLIDQYGLTDGKNYTGLRRNSMACVAFPTCGLAMAESERYLPSLISKIEDLLDEAGVDDEEITIRMTGCPNGCARPALAEIAFIGKAPGKYNMYLGGGFKGERLNKLYKENIGEQEILESLRPILMDYGKERLEGEHFGDFVIRSGVVAKVHGGQDFHS